The proteins below come from a single Cricetulus griseus strain 17A/GY chromosome 6, alternate assembly CriGri-PICRH-1.0, whole genome shotgun sequence genomic window:
- the LOC100757426 gene encoding olfactory receptor 1013 — protein sequence MRFPSAMEKYNNTVVEFILVGFTTDPVMQLVLFVIFLTVYAITVLGNSTLIVLICNDFRLHTPMYFFIGNLSFLDLGLSTVYTPKILVTCISEDKSISFAGCVAQFFFSAGLGYTECYLLAAMAYDRYMAISKPLLYSQSMSLKLCAFFVAASYLGGLINSFIITKDTFSLTFCSDNVIDDFFCDIPPLVKLACGKKGSFQSVLFFLLASNVIIPIVFILASYLFIIATILRIRSTQGRLKAFSTCSSHLISVTLYYGSILYIYARPRSSYSLDRDKIVSTFYTVVFPMLNPLIYSLRNKDVKEALNKLFK from the coding sequence ATGAGATTTCCTAGTGCCatggaaaaatataataatacaGTCGTTGAATTTATCCTGGTGGGATTCACAACAGACCCTGTGATGCAGCTAGTCCTGTTTGTGATTTTTCTCACCGTGTATGCAATAACTGTGTTAGGAAACAGCACCCTGATTGTCTTGATCTGCAATGACTTCCggctccacacacccatgtatttCTTTATTGGGAATCTGTCTTTTCTGGATCTTGGATTGTCCACAGTCTACACTCCAAAGATTTTGGTGACCTGCATCTCTGAAGACAAGAGCATCTCCTttgctggctgtgtggctcaGTTCTTCTTCTCTGCTGGACTTGGATACACTGAATGTTACCTTTTGGCTGCCATGGCTTATGATCGTTATATGGCCATCTCAAAGCCTCTGCTTTATTCACAATCCATGTCCTTAAAGCTATGTGCATTTTTTGTGGCAGCATCATATCTGGGTGGTTTAATTAACTCTTTTATCATCACCAAAGACACCTTTTCCTTGACTTTCTGCAGTGACAATGTAATTGATGACTTTTTCTGTGATATCCCACCCCTGGTGAAGCTGGCCTGTGGCAAGAAGGGCAGCTTCCAGTCTGTGTTGTTCTTCCTCTTGGCTTCCAATGTCATCATCCCCATTGTGTTTATCCTGGCCTCTTATCTCTTCATTATTGCCACGATCTTGAGGATCCGCTCCACTCAGGGCCGACTCAAGGCCTTCTCCACCTGCTCTTCCCACCTCATTTCTGTGACCTTGTATTATGGCTCCATTCTCTACATTTATGCTCGTCCCCGGTCCAGCTACTCTTTGGATAGGGACAAAATTGTTTCAACCTTTTACACAGTGGTTTTCCCCATGTTGAATCCCTtgatctacagcctgaggaataaGGATGTGAAAGAGGCTCTGAATAAATTGTTCAAATAA
- the LOC118237611 gene encoding olfactory receptor 1013 gives MEQENNTISEFIMLGFTTDPVLQKVLFAVFLVVYTLTLLGNSFLIVLICNDSRLHTPMYFFIGNLSFLDLGLSSVYTPKILATCISEDKSISFAGCVAQFFFSAALDYTECYLLAAMAYDRYVAIAKPLFYSQAMSLKLCAFLVAASYLGGFINSVIITKDTFSLTFCSDNVIDDFFCDIPPLVKLACGKKGSFQSVLFFLLASNVIIPIVFILASYLFIIATILRIRSTQGRLKAFSTCSSHLISVTLYYGSILYIYARPRSSYSLDRDKIVSTFYTVVFPMLNPLIYSLRNKDVKEALNKLLK, from the coding sequence ATGGAGCAGGAGAATAATACAATCAGTGAGTTCATCATGTTGGGATTCACAACAGACCCTGTGCTGCAGAAGGTCTTGTTTGCAGTGTTTCTTGTTGTATACACATTGACTTTGCTGGGAAATAGCTTCCTAATTGTGTTGATCTGCAATGACTCCAggctccacacacccatgtatttCTTCATTGGAAACCTGTCATTCCTAGATCTTGGGTTGTCTTCTGTCTACACACCAAAGATCCTAGCAACCTGTATCTCTGAAGACAAGAGCATCTCCTttgctggctgtgtggctcaGTTCTTCTTCTCTGCTGCACTGGACTACACTGAGTGTTACCTTTTGGCTGCCATGGCTTATGATCGTTATGTAGCCATCGCAAAGCCTCTGTTTTATTCACAAGCCATGTCCTTAAAGCTATGTGCATTTTTAGTGGCAGCTTCATATCTTGGTGGCTTCATTAACTCTGTTATCATCACCAAAGACACCTTTTCCTTGACTTTCTGCAGTGACAATGTAATTGATGACTTTTTCTGTGATATCCCACCCCTGGTGAAGCTGGCCTGTGGCAAGAAGGGCAGCTTCCAGTCTGTGTTGTTCTTCCTCTTGGCTTCCAATGTCATCATCCCCATTGTGTTTATCCTGGCCTCTTATCTCTTCATTATTGCCACGATCTTAAGGATCCGCTCCACTCAGGGCCGACTCAAGGCCTTCTCCACCTGCTCTTCCCACCTCATTTCTGTGACCTTGTACTATGGCTCCATTCTCTACATTTATGCTCGTCCCCGGTCCAGCTACTCTTTGGATAGGGACAAAATTGTTTCAACCTTTTACACAGTGGTTTTCCCTATGTTGAATCCCTtgatctacagcctgaggaataaGGATGTGAAAGAGGCTCTGAATAAACTTCTCAAGTAA